The Mucilaginibacter rubeus genomic interval TTTACGGGCAGCTTCAATATCGGTTTGATCGATATTATTCAGGTTAAGATTTTCAGCAGCGGTATAAATCAGGTGATCGAACTTACCGGCCTGCTCAAAAAATACTTTTATATTTTCTTCGTGCGATAGATCTACAGCGTAACCTTCAGCATCCTGAGGTAATTGACTTAATGCGTTATTGATCTTACTTTGATTACCCGAAACTATGACAACTTTGGCACCCTCGGCGGCGGCGGCCTTTGCTGTAGCGAAGCCGATACCAGTACTGCCGCCCAATATAATTACCCGTTTGCCATTTAATGACGATCTGTTTTCAATTTGATTGCTCATGATGTTTATTCTTTTTTTAGACACCACAAATTTCCCCCGTAAAAAACCGGTTCCACTTACCATTTGGTAAAAAGCGACCGGCTAATATGATTATCTTCAAAATTTATAAAAATGCTAAATTTGAGTTATGACACTCGCAGACCGGATCATCCAATTCAATGAACAGCTAACCTATACCGGCGAACCTTTACCTGAAGGCATCCGCATCATGAACCCGTTTAAGGAGCATCCGCAAACCATGCGCATTGTTGATGAGTTTTATCATAAATATTACAACGATAACCAGCAACGGCATATCATTTTGGGGATTAATCCGGGCAGGTTTGGCGGGGGCTTAACCGGCATCCCATTTACCGATCCTAAACGGCTAATCTCAGAATGCCACATCAATTATGAGGGTAAAATGTCGCACGAGCCATCATCGGTATTTGTTTACGAGGTGATCAACGCCTTTGGCGGCCCGGAAGCTTTTTATAAACAGATCTACATTAACTCGCCCTGCCCGCTGGGTTTTACCAGTATTGATGCCAAGGGCAAGGAAAAGAATTACAATTACTACGATAGCAAGGAACTAACCAAAGCTGTTTATCAGTTTATGATCGAAAACATCCGCAAGCAGATCGCACTGGGAGTTAATACGGATAAATGCTTTTGCTTTGGTACCGGTAAGAATGAAACATTCCTGCGCAAGCTGAATGATGAGTATCATTTCTTCGGCGAGATCATAGCACTGGAACATCCCCGTTTTATTATGCAATATAAAACGGCAAGCAAGCAGTTTTATATTGATAAATATCTCGCTGCTTTTGAGAGTATTTCGGGTTAAATTCCTTAGCTATTAAACTACAGATCCTCAATCCTCTCTTGAAAGTAATAGCCCATGAGCAGACGGTCAGGAGGTTTTAAAAGTATGGGCTGTGCGATTCCCTCCCCTGGGAGGGTGTAGGGAGGGGTTCCTTCGAGATGTCCGATAGGAGTAAGACGTATAAACCCCTCCCTGCCAACACTCAATTCTAACACACCCCTCCCCGGGGAGGAAACCACCTGTTTAATCCGCAATTCAACTATACTATTTGATGGCAAAACACTTATATTGTGTGCTGTAACCAATTGACCTTTAAGCTATGACCCAAAGCAAGTTTTTATCATTACTGCTCCTGCTTTTTGTTTTCTCCTTTGTTTCAAAAGGACAATCAGCCCCAACCAATAAACTCGTTTCGCCGCGCATCAGGGTGATTATGGATAATGATTTCAGTGGCGACCCGGATGGCTTGTTTGCACTTACACATTTGGTACTGTCTCCATCTGTCGAAGTTAGAGGCATCATCGGCTCACACCTGAATGCTGCCGATGGATTCGACAGGTCAAAAACCCAGGCCGATAATGCTGCAA includes:
- a CDS encoding SMUG2 DNA glycosylase family protein, which encodes MTLADRIIQFNEQLTYTGEPLPEGIRIMNPFKEHPQTMRIVDEFYHKYYNDNQQRHIILGINPGRFGGGLTGIPFTDPKRLISECHINYEGKMSHEPSSVFVYEVINAFGGPEAFYKQIYINSPCPLGFTSIDAKGKEKNYNYYDSKELTKAVYQFMIENIRKQIALGVNTDKCFCFGTGKNETFLRKLNDEYHFFGEIIALEHPRFIMQYKTASKQFYIDKYLAAFESISG